Proteins co-encoded in one Oreochromis aureus strain Israel breed Guangdong linkage group 3, ZZ_aureus, whole genome shotgun sequence genomic window:
- the LOC120435079 gene encoding uncharacterized protein LOC120435079, with product MTRPVPRRHAVDPADSDLFERQEATLSLWAEKLKERQRLFAEREHVFEGIRLALGGPQRRRVHPPATSNAPEHLPRRVGVSRRASAAPSLAGPLLLTRHLPYSPDLQPRHGTAAQLCTPSAASSPRKRSTRRLNMDYIRSNQHQVRAASHPGPLQAALQEDGPEDPLWSQQHSLTLFMWQEFLSEISSVQPSRRLHPATQRLCTLELKMPEYITELQVSLNKSQEDLFRGQHYSKSPVNLNKGARGNTIYLWYKKGTSPGITNIQFSFSEMMTKGLIEAGYEKIDKNLNEGAGGDKVYLWYSKSAKNVPIANIDVTEDADAEAQKFKDGWERLACDLNRNAGGKHIYMWVQREKQTYISEIKTTINCSGDKDNFKNGYIRVDENTNRGAAQCATPPTIFLWYRLTTNSKDAFTDLKVSTNQSEYENYQEEGYQPVNQDLNAGTGGNEVFLWYKKDGSSENPIKAVTVITNQGAVGPYQSAGVNVIEESLNSGNNGVPIYVCFKQ from the exons atgacacgacCTGTGCCAAGAAGACACGCTGTTGACCCAGCGGACTCGGACCTTTTTGAGCGGCAGGAGGCAACGCTCTCCTTGTGGGCGGAAAAGCTTAAGGAGAGACAGCGGCTCTTCGCGGAGCGAGAGCACGTCTTCGAGGGTATTCGCTTGGCTCTGGGTGGGCCTCAGAGACGGCGCGTTCACCCGCCTGCTACCTCCAATGCACCGGAGCATCTGCCGCGGAGAGTGGGCGTTTCACGCCGCGCTTCGGCGGCTCCCTCTCTCGCGGGTCCGCTCCTGCTCACACGCCACCTGCCTTATTCACCGGACCTTCAACCTCGCCATGGCACAGCGGCGCAGCTGTGTACCCCGTCCGCTGCCTCTTCCCCGAGAAAGCGGAGCACACGCCGCCTTAACATGGACTATATTCGTTCCA ACCAGCACCAGGTCCGAGCTGCCAGCCATCCAGGACCTCTACAGGCAGCGCTGCAGGAGGACGGCCCAGAGGATCCTCTCTGGTCCCAGCAACACAGCCTCACACTCTTCATGTG GCAGGAGTTTCTGTCAGAGATCAGCAGTGTTCAGCCGTCCAGAAGACTTCATCCAGCCACACAGCGTCTCTGCACACTC GAACTCAAAATGCCCGAGTACATCACTGAACTCCAAGTGTCTCTGAATAAATCTCAAGAGGATTTGTTCCGTGGGCAACACTACAGCAAAAGTCCTGTTAATCTGAACAAAGGGGCCAGAGGAAACACCATCTACCTTTGGTACAAGAAAGGCACGAGCCCAGGAATCACCAACATTCAGTTTTCATTCAGCGAAATGATGACCAAGGGCCTGATCGAAGCAGGGTATGAAAAGATCGATAAAAACCTCAATGAAGGAGCAGGTGGAGACAAAGTCTACCTGTGGTACTCCAAGTCTGCCAAGAATGTTCCCATTGCGAACATTGATGTCACTGAAGACGCAGATGCTGAAGCTCAGAAGTTTAAAGATGGCTGGGAGAGACTGGCCTGTGACCTGAACCGCAATGCTGGAGGAAAACACATCTACATGTGGGTGCAGAGGGAGAAACAAACCTACATCTCTGAGATCAAGACCACTATTAACTGCAGTGGAGATAAGGATAACTTCAAGAATGGCTACATCCGAGTGGATGAAAACACCAACAGAGGTGCAGCACAATGTGCTACTCCGCCTACCATCTTCCTGTGGTACCGTCTGACCACTAACTCCAAGGATGCCTTCACAGATCTGAAAGTCTCCACCAACCAGAGCGAATATGAAAACTATCAAGAAGAGGGCTATCAGCCGGTGAACCAGGACCTGAACGCGGGGACCGGAGGAAACGAGGTGTTCCTGTGGTACAAGAAAGATGGCAGCAGCGAAAACCCCATCAAGGCCGTCACTGTGATCACCAACCAAGGAGCTGTGGGGCCGTACCAGAGTGCCGGGGTCAACGTCATCGAAGAGAGCCTCAACAGCGGCAACAATGGTGTTCCcatttatgtgtgttttaaaCAGTGA